One window of the Archangium primigenium genome contains the following:
- a CDS encoding Gfo/Idh/MocA family oxidoreductase, with protein MSPFPATLPPPDVIPLRGGPVLRWGVLAPGRIAGGFVWALHQHTDQRVHAVASRDPERARQFASSYGVPRVHASYEQLVADPDIDIVYVASPHSEHKRQALLAIAAGKHVLVEKPLALNAHEARDIAHAARAAGVFAMEALWSRFLPQTLLVDRLLREGILGDIRLVTADFGARFDFDPQGRIFNPALGGGALLDIGIYPIWLAHFVLGPPQRVLATGSLAQTGVDGQVALVLTHASDAQALLHTTLFAETPQEAAITGTHARLQIDGRFFSPSGLTLTSPDGAHRVRWTDTSGLQGSEGLAHQAAAVARHIAEGLTESPLHPLERSIALLETIDAARGQLGAASPVG; from the coding sequence GTGAGCCCCTTTCCCGCCACCCTGCCCCCGCCCGATGTCATCCCCTTGCGCGGCGGTCCCGTGCTGCGCTGGGGCGTGCTCGCCCCTGGTCGCATCGCCGGGGGGTTCGTCTGGGCGCTCCACCAGCACACCGATCAGCGCGTCCACGCCGTCGCCTCGCGTGACCCCGAGCGCGCCCGACAGTTCGCCTCCTCCTACGGCGTCCCCCGCGTCCACGCCTCCTACGAGCAGCTCGTCGCCGATCCGGACATCGACATCGTCTACGTGGCCTCGCCCCACAGCGAGCACAAGCGCCAGGCCCTGCTCGCCATCGCCGCCGGCAAGCACGTGCTCGTGGAGAAGCCCCTCGCGCTCAACGCCCACGAAGCGCGGGACATCGCCCACGCCGCGCGCGCCGCGGGCGTCTTCGCCATGGAGGCCCTCTGGTCGCGCTTCCTGCCGCAGACCCTGCTCGTCGACCGGCTCCTGCGCGAGGGCATCCTCGGAGACATCCGGCTCGTCACCGCGGACTTCGGCGCCCGCTTCGACTTCGATCCCCAGGGCCGCATCTTCAACCCCGCGCTCGGCGGCGGCGCCCTGCTCGACATCGGCATCTACCCCATCTGGCTCGCACACTTCGTGCTCGGCCCGCCCCAGCGCGTGCTCGCCACCGGCTCACTCGCCCAGACCGGAGTCGATGGGCAGGTCGCCCTCGTGCTCACCCACGCCTCGGACGCCCAGGCGCTGCTGCACACGACCCTGTTCGCCGAGACCCCCCAGGAGGCCGCCATCACGGGCACCCACGCGCGGCTCCAGATCGACGGCCGCTTCTTCTCTCCCAGTGGCCTCACGCTGACGTCCCCGGATGGCGCGCACCGCGTGCGTTGGACGGACACGTCCGGGCTCCAGGGCAGCGAGGGTCTCGCCCATCAGGCCGCCGCCGTCGCGCGGCACATCGCGGAGGGGCTCACCGAGTCTCCCCTGCATCCGCTCGAGCGCAGCATCGCCCTGCTGGAGACCATCGACGCGGCGCGCGGCCAGCTCGGCGCGGCCTCCCCCGTCGGCTAA
- a CDS encoding ferritin-like domain-containing protein, whose protein sequence is MERKTSELGLNRTGIKTSPVQGKEIVEASEQSLPSSPGDASAMGQVRAEFAAEVPGLGSVPPPVGLKGMAKTAVDLLKGGRASVFIDKLAERAGFERTGVRIYEAVLSKLDVFGTWEGGPTREELESIRRDELAHFALLVRTIEQLGGDSTALTPSAELASNLSMGVPRTLSDPHVNLLQCVQGLLMIELTDNASWDLLISLARELGHATLAEEFHAALVAEADHLVTVRGWFETGTMLEARVGEEAAGAPA, encoded by the coding sequence ATGGAACGCAAGACGAGTGAGCTGGGGTTGAACCGCACGGGCATCAAGACGTCGCCGGTGCAGGGCAAGGAGATCGTCGAGGCCTCGGAGCAATCCCTTCCGAGCAGTCCGGGGGACGCCTCGGCCATGGGCCAGGTGCGCGCGGAGTTCGCCGCCGAGGTGCCGGGCCTGGGCTCGGTGCCGCCGCCGGTGGGGCTCAAGGGCATGGCCAAGACGGCGGTGGACCTGCTCAAGGGGGGCCGCGCCTCGGTGTTCATCGACAAGCTGGCCGAGCGCGCCGGGTTCGAGCGCACGGGCGTGCGCATCTACGAGGCCGTCCTGTCCAAGCTGGACGTGTTCGGCACCTGGGAAGGCGGTCCGACGCGCGAGGAGCTGGAGAGCATCCGCCGCGACGAGCTGGCGCACTTCGCGCTGCTCGTGCGGACCATCGAGCAGCTCGGCGGGGACTCCACGGCGCTCACGCCCTCGGCGGAGCTGGCGTCCAACCTGTCCATGGGCGTGCCCCGCACGCTGTCGGATCCGCACGTCAACCTGCTGCAGTGCGTGCAGGGCCTGCTGATGATCGAGCTCACGGACAACGCGAGCTGGGACCTGCTCATCTCGCTGGCGCGTGAGCTGGGCCACGCCACCCTGGCGGAGGAGTTCCACGCCGCGCTGGTGGCCGAGGCGGACCACTTGGTGACCGTGCGCGGCTGGTTCGAGACGGGCACGATGCTGGAGGCGCGGGTGGGCGAGGAGGCCGCGGGCGCCCCCGCCTGA
- a CDS encoding M50 family metallopeptidase encodes MRPLPEPPPMSTRALVACLVLAGVVSVFLWQSPWLYPFRLLVTLMHESGHAITGWALGMSVTSVTISPATGGLTHYVGYATLWKQLLISSGGYMGSSVAGALLLVAAGRMRSGRLLMWGLVAWMVTVAVIWVPLLPPDPGAVHARFTGSSQGDGLFTLGFIALMGSVMALVAWKGPVWMRRGFIVWIATLSCLMALQDIKGLLGFGLETGVSDASNMARLTYLPAPFWAAVWMVMSLGAMWIGLRSILRRRERPGLRMPMGRLSPR; translated from the coding sequence ATGCGACCGCTGCCCGAGCCGCCCCCCATGTCGACCCGCGCCCTGGTGGCGTGCCTCGTGCTCGCCGGGGTGGTGAGCGTGTTCCTCTGGCAGTCGCCCTGGCTCTATCCGTTCCGGCTGCTCGTCACGCTGATGCACGAGAGCGGGCATGCCATCACGGGCTGGGCGCTGGGCATGAGCGTCACGAGCGTCACCATCAGCCCGGCGACGGGAGGCCTCACCCACTACGTGGGGTACGCCACGCTGTGGAAGCAGCTGCTCATTTCCTCGGGCGGGTACATGGGCTCGTCCGTGGCCGGGGCGCTCCTGCTGGTGGCGGCGGGGCGGATGCGCAGTGGCCGGCTGCTGATGTGGGGCCTGGTGGCGTGGATGGTGACCGTGGCGGTCATCTGGGTGCCGCTGCTGCCGCCGGACCCCGGGGCCGTCCACGCGCGCTTCACGGGCTCGTCGCAGGGCGATGGCCTGTTCACGCTCGGCTTCATCGCGCTGATGGGCTCGGTGATGGCGCTGGTGGCGTGGAAGGGGCCGGTGTGGATGCGGCGGGGCTTCATCGTGTGGATCGCCACGCTCTCGTGCCTCATGGCCTTGCAGGACATCAAGGGCCTGCTCGGCTTCGGCCTGGAGACGGGCGTCTCGGACGCGAGCAACATGGCGCGCCTCACCTATCTGCCCGCGCCCTTCTGGGCGGCGGTGTGGATGGTGATGTCGCTGGGCGCCATGTGGATTGGCCTGCGCTCCATCCTGCGCCGGCGCGAGCGCCCGGGGCTGCGCATGCCCATGGGCCGCCTGTCCCCGCGGTAG
- a CDS encoding DUF924 family protein encodes MIRPDDVLSFWFGPASDPEAHQPRDHWFQRDEAFDAACAQRLTEAHEQAAKGQLDTWKDEPRSALALVLLLDQVPRNLYRDTARAYATDAQARAVARHALARGLDVPLPPVWRWFFYLPFEHSEDLNDQRLSVSLFELPGRSDAVHTQTAAYARRHRDIIERFGRFPHRNGALGRESTPEEVAFLQEPNSSF; translated from the coding sequence ATGATCCGTCCGGATGACGTCCTCTCCTTCTGGTTCGGCCCCGCGTCGGACCCCGAGGCCCACCAGCCCCGGGACCATTGGTTCCAGCGCGACGAGGCCTTCGATGCCGCGTGCGCCCAGCGCCTCACCGAGGCACACGAGCAGGCGGCCAAGGGCCAGCTCGACACCTGGAAGGACGAGCCCCGGAGTGCCCTGGCCCTGGTGCTCCTGTTGGACCAGGTGCCGCGCAACCTCTACCGCGACACGGCGCGGGCCTATGCCACGGATGCCCAGGCGCGCGCGGTGGCCCGGCACGCGCTGGCGCGGGGACTCGACGTGCCGCTGCCCCCCGTGTGGCGGTGGTTCTTCTACCTGCCCTTCGAGCACAGCGAGGACCTGAACGATCAGCGGCTCTCGGTGTCCCTCTTCGAGCTGCCCGGCCGGAGCGACGCGGTCCACACCCAGACGGCGGCGTATGCCCGGCGGCACCGGGACATCATCGAGCGCTTCGGACGCTTTCCCCACCGCAACGGGGCGCTCGGCCGGGAGTCGACTCCGGAGGAAGTGGCCTTCCTCCAGGAGCCGAACTCCTCGTTCTAG
- a CDS encoding TspO/MBR family protein gives MTDRYALNSPSLTTLRNPSLRTESLAALGAFGALSAGAAAWGASVTSASQPWYRKLRKPPFQPPSWVFAPVWTVLYGLMSVSAWRVWNRPAGPKRSWALALWGVQLGFNALWSPLFFGAHRPRTALVDIAALGASLAAYTGLARKVDRGAAWMMVPYLAWVGFASALNEEIVRRNPRS, from the coding sequence ATGACGGATCGCTACGCACTCAACAGCCCATCGCTGACCACGCTTCGCAACCCGTCCCTACGGACCGAGTCCCTCGCGGCGCTGGGCGCCTTCGGAGCGCTCTCGGCGGGGGCGGCCGCGTGGGGCGCCAGCGTCACCAGCGCCAGCCAACCCTGGTACCGCAAGCTGCGCAAGCCACCCTTCCAGCCGCCCTCGTGGGTGTTCGCCCCGGTGTGGACGGTGCTCTACGGCCTCATGTCCGTGTCGGCGTGGCGCGTGTGGAACCGGCCCGCGGGCCCCAAGCGCTCCTGGGCGCTGGCGCTCTGGGGCGTGCAGTTGGGCTTCAACGCCCTGTGGTCGCCGCTCTTCTTCGGCGCGCACCGGCCCCGCACGGCGCTGGTGGACATCGCGGCCTTGGGGGCGAGCCTGGCCGCGTACACGGGCCTGGCGCGCAAGGTGGACCGGGGCGCCGCGTGGATGATGGTGCCCTACCTCGCGTGGGTGGGCTTCGCCAGCGCGCTCAACGAGGAGATCGTCCGCCGCAATCCCCGGAGCTAG
- a CDS encoding class I SAM-dependent methyltransferase — MARSPSQADVYASQHRGSADDYASYFAGMDASMQQKVALTTAHFPTRGRVADMGSGSGRGTHDLACLYQGLELVGVDINPVSVDMAGQTWRRPNLRFVAGDIADPVFPPESLDGVLDSSVLHHVTSFNDFSLARLETCLDNQVRALRTGGVIIIRDFVIPDGPEHVWLDLPETDGAAEGEVPALSTAALFERFARDFRCSVHRTGPVPHTRHASPHPGHARYRLTLRAANEFILRKDYREHWDVELLEEYTYFSQGQFEEAFRSRGLRILSSMPIRNPWILANRYEGRFHLSDLEGRPLPFPPTNYLIVGEKVPPGAGVVLREEHGEPLTTPRFLSLSTWRHEASGQLYELVERPGRTLDVLPWFQEDGQVFVLAKKGFPRPIVNACADRPHLGGATLSGYITEPLAAITQVGEAPARAIARILHERAGLGPERLLEVGEPVRYFTSPGGVNERVSAYLVRVAPASGPEKNAALPAPDYGPFTSAGSVRELDARQVLRACHVGGMVDARLELNIHRLLRRLGASPGPWIGAPLVFPVQAEAPPRAPDALTPARRAPFSVHEEGATGYLEPRTGTFSERAADGRVLASVPREYLVPREAGRDTAVALPVVRTAEGYWVGLEHRELPAVQHFTGSAGLVVVPAWRLPRAFTHPGEVPALIAERLREEFGLTSRRAWELGGSYHTTPGVTPELVWPFAVEVEASTAHDARLRWLPLTALLEGLDTVADAHLLVVAWRLAHALGVLG; from the coding sequence ATGGCCCGTTCCCCCTCTCAAGCCGACGTCTACGCCTCCCAGCACCGGGGCAGCGCGGACGACTACGCCAGCTACTTCGCCGGCATGGATGCCTCCATGCAGCAGAAGGTGGCCCTCACCACCGCCCACTTCCCCACGCGCGGCCGGGTGGCGGACATGGGCAGCGGCTCGGGGCGGGGGACGCATGACCTCGCCTGCCTCTACCAGGGCCTGGAACTGGTGGGCGTGGACATCAATCCCGTGTCCGTGGACATGGCGGGCCAGACGTGGCGGCGGCCCAACCTGCGCTTCGTCGCCGGGGACATCGCCGACCCCGTCTTCCCACCCGAGTCCCTGGATGGCGTGCTCGACTCGTCCGTGCTCCACCACGTCACCAGCTTCAACGACTTCTCGCTCGCGCGGCTGGAGACGTGTCTGGACAACCAGGTGCGCGCCTTGCGCACCGGCGGCGTCATCATCATCCGCGACTTCGTCATCCCCGACGGGCCCGAGCACGTGTGGCTCGACCTGCCCGAGACGGACGGGGCCGCCGAGGGCGAGGTGCCCGCGCTGTCCACCGCCGCGCTCTTCGAGCGCTTCGCGCGCGACTTCCGTTGCAGTGTCCACCGCACCGGGCCCGTGCCCCATACGCGCCACGCCTCGCCCCACCCGGGCCACGCGCGCTATCGGCTCACCCTGCGCGCCGCCAACGAGTTCATCCTGCGCAAGGACTACCGCGAGCACTGGGACGTGGAGCTGCTCGAGGAGTACACCTACTTCTCCCAGGGCCAGTTCGAGGAGGCCTTCCGCTCGCGCGGCCTGCGCATCCTCAGCTCCATGCCCATCCGCAACCCGTGGATCCTCGCGAACCGGTACGAGGGGCGCTTCCACCTGTCGGACCTGGAGGGCCGGCCGCTGCCGTTTCCGCCCACCAACTACCTCATCGTGGGCGAGAAGGTGCCGCCGGGCGCGGGCGTGGTCCTGCGCGAGGAGCACGGCGAGCCGCTCACCACGCCGCGCTTCCTGTCGCTGAGCACCTGGCGGCACGAGGCCTCCGGTCAGCTCTACGAGCTGGTGGAGCGGCCCGGGCGGACGCTGGACGTGCTGCCCTGGTTCCAGGAGGACGGGCAGGTGTTCGTGCTCGCCAAGAAGGGCTTCCCCCGGCCCATCGTCAACGCGTGCGCGGACCGGCCGCACCTGGGTGGCGCCACGCTGTCCGGCTACATCACCGAGCCCCTGGCCGCCATCACCCAGGTGGGCGAGGCCCCGGCACGCGCCATCGCGCGCATCCTGCACGAGCGCGCGGGGCTCGGCCCGGAGCGGCTGTTGGAGGTGGGCGAGCCCGTGCGCTACTTCACCTCGCCCGGCGGCGTGAACGAGCGCGTGTCGGCCTACCTCGTGCGCGTGGCGCCCGCCTCGGGCCCGGAGAAGAACGCCGCCCTGCCCGCGCCCGACTACGGCCCCTTCACCAGCGCCGGCTCGGTGCGCGAGCTGGATGCGCGCCAGGTGCTGCGCGCCTGCCACGTGGGCGGCATGGTGGATGCGCGCCTGGAGCTCAACATCCACCGGCTGCTGCGTCGGCTCGGCGCCTCACCGGGGCCGTGGATCGGCGCGCCGCTCGTGTTCCCGGTCCAGGCGGAGGCGCCCCCGCGCGCCCCGGACGCGCTGACGCCCGCGCGCCGGGCCCCCTTCTCCGTGCACGAGGAGGGCGCCACGGGCTACCTGGAGCCGCGCACCGGGACGTTCTCCGAGCGCGCCGCGGACGGACGGGTGCTGGCGAGCGTGCCGCGCGAGTACCTGGTGCCGCGCGAGGCGGGCCGGGACACGGCGGTGGCGCTGCCCGTGGTGCGCACCGCCGAGGGCTACTGGGTGGGCCTGGAGCACCGGGAGCTGCCCGCAGTGCAGCACTTCACCGGAAGCGCGGGGCTCGTGGTGGTGCCCGCCTGGCGGCTGCCGCGGGCCTTCACCCACCCGGGGGAGGTGCCCGCGCTCATCGCCGAGCGGCTGCGCGAGGAGTTCGGCCTCACCTCGCGCCGGGCCTGGGAGCTGGGCGGCTCGTACCACACCACGCCGGGGGTGACGCCCGAGCTCGTCTGGCCCTTCGCCGTGGAGGTGGAGGCCTCCACGGCCCACGACGCCCGGCTGCGCTGGCTGCCCCTGACCGCGCTCCTCGAGGGGCTGGACACCGTGGCCGACGCGCACCTGCTGGTGGTGGCCTGGCGCCTGGCTCACGCCCTGGGCGTGCTGGGCTGA
- a CDS encoding MXAN_6640 family putative metalloprotease has translation MSWAAWLLLGSLGGAPHHAPPDTRAWGLVQGGRPTEPAAPLPRFAPEERVESVVSPGGRFRVHYTLQGPNAVKDLEAVHTVARAYDAVADVYAGLGYRLPPEDDVLPGEHGEDGRFDVYLLDFAGRADGAYRLQGCLDGETRCAGYMLQENDFAGLAYASYAQAVDIVASHEFFHAVQAAYHPGLGGVAAEGSAVWATERFQPALDDLERFSRAYLTQTDRSLVLDPDGPAQAFAYGAGLFFQYLDERYGPDVVRALWEQAARAPGESWPELLDTVLQRDRRTDFDAAFTGFAQWNLSTGARAGPGAYARGAGYTGLAPPARELPLDEPNVRVTAASTRYFQVEGGQETVSVSYTPREDAPAGPPPHLLVAAVTPDAVLRVSRAEGLGVTRVSARDATHVVVALVDGRLEGTGRYGRLCITGTATDDPCARDVAPAAPDDTGCHAAPGATGAGVLLGLGALFRGGRRRRAAQPSTPRA, from the coding sequence TTGAGCTGGGCGGCCTGGCTGCTGCTCGGGAGCCTGGGCGGCGCGCCCCACCACGCGCCCCCGGACACGCGGGCCTGGGGGCTCGTCCAGGGCGGGCGGCCCACGGAGCCCGCCGCGCCCCTGCCCCGCTTCGCGCCCGAGGAGCGGGTGGAGTCCGTGGTGTCGCCCGGCGGGCGCTTCCGCGTCCACTACACCCTCCAGGGCCCCAACGCGGTGAAGGACCTGGAGGCCGTGCACACCGTGGCGCGCGCGTACGACGCGGTGGCCGACGTCTACGCGGGGCTCGGCTACCGCCTGCCTCCGGAGGACGATGTCCTGCCCGGCGAGCACGGGGAGGACGGGCGCTTCGACGTGTACCTCCTGGACTTCGCGGGCCGGGCGGACGGGGCCTACCGCCTGCAGGGCTGCCTCGACGGCGAGACGCGCTGCGCGGGCTACATGCTCCAGGAGAACGACTTCGCGGGCCTGGCGTATGCCTCGTATGCCCAGGCGGTGGACATCGTGGCCAGCCACGAGTTCTTCCACGCGGTGCAGGCCGCCTACCACCCCGGGCTGGGCGGCGTGGCGGCCGAGGGCAGCGCCGTCTGGGCCACGGAGCGCTTCCAGCCCGCGCTGGACGACCTGGAGCGCTTCTCGCGCGCGTACCTCACGCAGACGGACCGGAGCCTGGTGCTGGACCCCGACGGGCCGGCACAGGCCTTCGCCTACGGGGCGGGGCTCTTCTTCCAGTACCTCGACGAGCGCTACGGCCCGGACGTGGTGCGCGCGCTGTGGGAGCAGGCCGCGCGCGCGCCCGGCGAGTCATGGCCGGAGCTGCTCGACACCGTGCTCCAGCGCGACCGGCGCACGGACTTCGACGCCGCGTTCACCGGCTTCGCCCAGTGGAACCTGTCCACGGGGGCGCGCGCGGGCCCGGGTGCCTACGCGCGGGGCGCGGGCTACACGGGCCTCGCGCCCCCAGCGCGCGAGTTGCCCCTGGACGAGCCCAACGTGCGGGTGACGGCCGCCTCCACGCGCTACTTCCAGGTGGAGGGCGGACAGGAGACCGTCTCGGTGTCCTATACGCCCCGCGAGGACGCGCCCGCCGGCCCGCCGCCCCACCTGCTCGTGGCGGCGGTGACACCGGACGCGGTGCTCCGGGTCTCCCGCGCGGAGGGCCTGGGGGTGACGCGGGTGTCCGCCCGGGACGCCACGCACGTGGTGGTGGCGCTGGTGGACGGCCGCCTCGAGGGCACGGGCCGCTACGGCCGGCTGTGCATCACCGGCACGGCCACGGACGACCCCTGTGCCCGCGACGTGGCTCCAGCGGCGCCCGACGACACGGGCTGCCACGCCGCTCCCGGCGCGACGGGGGCCGGGGTGCTGCTCGGCCTCGGGGCCCTCTTCCGCGGGGGGAGAAGACGGCGCGCGGCTCAGCCCAGCACGCCCAGGGCGTGA